A stretch of the Sphingobacterium thalpophilum genome encodes the following:
- the aroC gene encoding chorismate synthase, producing MAGNSFGDLFRITTFGESHGKAIGVIIDGCPSNITIDEEFIQSELDKRKPGQSRITTQRKESDTAQILSGVFEGKSTGTPIAIVIPNEDQRSKDYTHIKDIFRPSHADFTYQMKYGIRDYRGGGRSSARETAARVAAGAVAKSFLQQFGIEIFAHVSGVGTIEAPNLDTKDLGALLELRESNIARCADPATANEMIEFIDSVRKAGDTVGGRISAVIRHVPVGLGEPVFDKLHADLAKAMMSINAVHGFEYGSGFAGSELRGSEHNDIFVADDHDLNQVHTHTNFSGGIQGGISNGMDITFKVAFKPVATIMRDQETVDVHGNPAIASGKGRHDPCVVSRAVIIVEAMAALVIADHLLKHQSYKHAAR from the coding sequence ATGGCAGGAAATTCATTTGGCGATTTATTCAGGATCACCACTTTTGGCGAATCACATGGTAAAGCTATAGGTGTGATCATTGATGGTTGTCCTTCAAACATAACGATAGACGAAGAATTTATACAGTCCGAACTAGACAAACGGAAACCCGGGCAATCCAGGATAACCACACAGCGGAAAGAAAGCGATACCGCACAGATCCTTTCGGGCGTATTTGAGGGCAAATCCACGGGAACGCCCATTGCCATCGTAATACCAAATGAGGACCAACGATCCAAAGATTACACCCACATCAAGGATATCTTCAGACCTTCACATGCGGATTTCACCTATCAGATGAAATACGGCATTCGGGATTACCGCGGTGGAGGGCGCTCTTCGGCCCGGGAAACAGCAGCACGGGTTGCCGCTGGAGCCGTAGCGAAAAGCTTCCTACAACAATTTGGCATAGAAATCTTTGCCCATGTATCCGGGGTGGGCACTATCGAGGCACCCAATCTGGACACAAAAGATCTCGGAGCACTGCTTGAACTCAGGGAATCCAACATAGCGCGCTGTGCAGATCCAGCCACAGCAAACGAGATGATCGAATTTATAGACTCGGTGCGTAAAGCGGGCGATACTGTCGGAGGACGTATTTCGGCCGTCATTAGACACGTTCCAGTGGGGCTGGGAGAGCCTGTGTTTGACAAGCTACATGCCGACCTGGCCAAAGCTATGATGAGTATCAATGCTGTGCACGGTTTTGAATACGGATCAGGTTTTGCAGGTTCAGAGTTGCGAGGTTCCGAACATAATGATATATTTGTAGCAGATGACCATGATTTAAATCAAGTGCATACACATACCAACTTCTCCGGGGGAATACAGGGTGGAATTTCAAATGGTATGGATATTACTTTTAAAGTAGCATTCAAGCCTGTCGCTACCATCATGAGAGATCAGGAAACAGTCGATGTCCATGGCAACCCCGCCATCGCCAGTGGTAAGGGAAGACATGATCCTTGTGTTGTTTCGAGGGCGGTAATCATTGTTGAAGCCATGGCGGCACTTGTTATTGCGGATCATCTGCTTAAACATCAAAGTTACAAACATGCTGCAAGATAA
- a CDS encoding ROK family protein: MLQDNYVVGVDIGGTHISACIIDTKQWNIHLENVVRNHVFSQGDAKTILHTWASTIQDIVCSAPAAIQFVGIAMPGPFDYENGISKMQGQSKYDKLYNKDIKSLLAAELNLAPTAIHFINDAAAFLQGEIFVQNLQSNNRILGITLGTGLGSAVWNQGEKAFDADLWNTPYAESIFEEYLVTRWFVRRFKELTGKDVSGLKEILENYRESDAFELIKSEYATHLFDFMAFFSKKYQSNIFVIGGNIAKALPIFIAGREQFDAFKLYTAVLGEKAAMIGAASIFS, from the coding sequence ATGCTGCAAGATAATTATGTCGTGGGTGTGGATATTGGCGGCACCCATATTTCCGCCTGTATCATTGACACCAAACAATGGAATATACATTTAGAGAACGTGGTCAGAAACCACGTTTTTTCGCAAGGAGATGCTAAAACGATTTTACACACCTGGGCCTCAACCATTCAGGATATTGTCTGCAGTGCTCCCGCCGCCATTCAGTTTGTCGGCATCGCCATGCCCGGACCATTTGACTATGAGAATGGCATCTCCAAAATGCAAGGACAGAGCAAGTACGACAAGCTATATAATAAAGACATTAAAAGTCTCTTAGCGGCAGAATTGAACCTGGCACCTACTGCTATTCATTTTATCAATGATGCTGCTGCTTTCCTACAGGGCGAAATTTTTGTGCAGAACCTACAGTCAAACAACAGAATATTAGGGATCACCTTAGGAACCGGTCTGGGATCTGCTGTGTGGAACCAAGGTGAAAAAGCTTTTGACGCGGATTTATGGAATACGCCTTATGCGGAGAGTATCTTCGAAGAGTATCTTGTAACGCGATGGTTTGTCAGACGGTTTAAGGAACTTACCGGAAAAGATGTAAGCGGCCTGAAAGAAATTCTGGAAAACTACCGCGAGAGCGATGCATTTGAATTGATAAAATCAGAGTATGCCACCCACTTATTTGATTTTATGGCGTTTTTCTCGAAAAAATATCAATCTAATATTTTCGTGATCGGTGGCAACATCGCCAAAGCCCTCCCTATTTTTATCGCCGGACGCGAGCAGTTCGATGCCTTCAAACTCTATACCGCTGTACTCGGCGAGAAGGCCGCCATGATCGGCGCTGCCAGTATATTTAGCTAA
- a CDS encoding alpha-ketoacid dehydrogenase subunit alpha/beta, whose protein sequence is MFDTAFDQNNESTSTLSFEEFKKIIVNDYRTALESRYVSLLGRKEVLTGKAKFGIFGDGKELAQIAMAKVFRNGDWRSGYYRDQTFIFASGISNIYHFFSQLYAHPDVEADPSSAGRQMNCHFATRVLDNRGNWLDQMSQKNSFSDISTTGGQMARMLGLGLASKLYRQNRNLDYLSYFSNMGNEVVFCSIGNASTSEGVFFEVINAAGVHQIPAVISIWDDGYGISVPNDIQTTKGDISEVLKGFQKEELTNGIEIFKVRGWDYAGLCETYELAANIAREKHVPCLIHVTEMTQPQGHSTSGSHERYKSSERLQWEADFDCIAKMKEWILSSGIAAEDELDQLERTAKEHVRQEQKRAWADYIRTLNLEAKEAIELLARIPHEKADFAAKKLQSMIEPSLKEVYGQVRKVLHELKGQHTAGRQELLDWYKQKQEINEKRYNSKLFTEGEGSPFGVPSVAAVYDENSKIVDGREVLNLCFEQNFQRDERLLAFGEDVGKIGDVNQGFAGLQDKLGAHRIFDTGIRENSIIGKGIGLAIRGLRPIAEIQYLDYLIYGITVASDDLASLSYRTFAGQKAPVIIRTRGHRLEGIWHSGSPMSVILGSLRGLHVCVPRNMTQAAGMYNTLFRSDEPAIVIECLNGYRLKERLPENVGEFTVPIGYADCVKEGQDITVVSYGSTLRVVEEAAVELERLGIMIEIIDAQTLQPFDKGQLCAQSLKKTNKLLIVDEDVPGGASAFLLQEILEKQNGYYFLDSQPKTLTAKAHRPPYGSDGDYFSKPSSDDVVETVYAIMHEAKPEKYPSMF, encoded by the coding sequence ATGTTTGATACTGCATTTGACCAAAACAATGAATCTACTTCTACTTTGAGCTTTGAAGAGTTCAAAAAGATCATTGTGAATGACTATCGAACTGCCTTGGAGAGTCGTTATGTGAGCCTGTTGGGACGTAAAGAAGTACTTACGGGTAAGGCAAAGTTCGGTATTTTTGGCGATGGAAAAGAGCTGGCGCAGATTGCTATGGCCAAGGTCTTCCGGAATGGTGACTGGCGGTCAGGTTATTACCGTGACCAGACGTTTATATTTGCTTCGGGCATCAGTAATATCTATCATTTTTTCTCCCAATTGTACGCGCATCCTGACGTGGAAGCGGACCCGTCTTCGGCAGGTCGGCAGATGAACTGTCATTTCGCCACACGCGTTTTGGATAATCGGGGCAACTGGCTCGATCAGATGAGTCAGAAAAACTCTTTCTCAGATATATCGACTACTGGGGGTCAGATGGCAAGGATGCTTGGACTTGGGCTTGCCTCTAAATTGTATAGGCAAAACCGTAACCTGGATTATCTGTCCTATTTTTCCAATATGGGGAATGAGGTGGTGTTCTGTTCAATTGGTAATGCCTCCACTTCAGAGGGTGTATTTTTTGAGGTTATTAATGCTGCTGGCGTACACCAAATACCTGCTGTGATCTCTATTTGGGACGATGGCTATGGTATATCGGTACCGAACGATATTCAGACGACCAAGGGTGACATTTCCGAAGTGCTGAAAGGTTTCCAAAAAGAAGAACTGACCAATGGAATTGAGATCTTTAAGGTCAGAGGATGGGATTATGCGGGCTTATGCGAAACATACGAGCTCGCAGCCAATATTGCCCGGGAAAAGCATGTGCCTTGTCTGATCCATGTTACCGAGATGACGCAGCCGCAGGGGCATTCCACATCAGGTTCTCACGAACGCTATAAATCATCCGAACGTCTACAGTGGGAGGCTGATTTTGACTGCATCGCCAAGATGAAAGAATGGATACTGAGCTCGGGCATTGCAGCGGAAGATGAGCTGGATCAGCTGGAACGTACAGCTAAGGAGCATGTCCGTCAGGAGCAGAAAAGAGCCTGGGCAGATTATATCCGGACGTTAAATCTGGAAGCAAAGGAAGCAATCGAGCTGCTGGCACGTATACCTCATGAAAAAGCAGATTTTGCAGCCAAAAAACTGCAATCCATGATCGAACCGTCCTTAAAGGAAGTGTATGGGCAGGTACGTAAAGTCCTGCATGAGCTTAAAGGACAGCATACTGCGGGGCGACAAGAATTGCTGGATTGGTATAAACAAAAACAAGAAATTAACGAAAAACGTTATAATTCCAAATTATTTACTGAGGGCGAGGGCTCTCCCTTTGGGGTTCCATCAGTGGCTGCAGTCTACGACGAAAACTCCAAAATCGTAGACGGCCGTGAAGTGTTGAATCTATGCTTTGAGCAAAATTTTCAACGTGACGAGCGACTGCTCGCTTTTGGAGAAGATGTTGGAAAAATCGGCGACGTCAACCAGGGCTTTGCTGGTCTACAGGACAAGTTGGGAGCACATCGTATCTTCGACACTGGAATACGTGAAAACTCGATTATAGGGAAGGGGATAGGTCTGGCCATCCGTGGTTTGAGACCTATTGCTGAAATTCAATACCTGGATTATTTGATCTATGGAATCACTGTAGCCAGCGATGATTTAGCCAGCCTGAGCTATCGCACATTTGCCGGGCAAAAAGCGCCGGTAATTATTCGTACCCGTGGACATCGCTTGGAGGGGATATGGCATTCGGGCTCGCCCATGTCTGTTATCTTAGGTTCTTTGAGGGGGCTGCATGTCTGTGTACCACGCAATATGACGCAGGCGGCAGGGATGTATAATACGCTCTTCCGCTCGGACGAACCTGCAATTGTCATTGAATGTCTCAATGGATATCGTCTCAAAGAGCGCCTACCTGAAAATGTCGGTGAATTTACGGTCCCTATCGGTTATGCTGACTGTGTAAAAGAAGGACAGGATATTACCGTGGTTTCCTATGGCTCAACTTTAAGGGTTGTTGAGGAGGCAGCAGTGGAACTGGAACGTCTGGGAATAATGATCGAAATTATAGATGCACAGACCCTTCAGCCATTTGACAAGGGGCAGCTCTGTGCCCAGTCCCTGAAGAAAACAAATAAGTTGCTGATTGTAGATGAGGATGTTCCGGGCGGGGCCTCGGCATTTCTATTACAGGAAATACTCGAAAAACAAAACGGTTATTACTTCTTGGATAGTCAGCCAAAGACATTGACTGCGAAAGCGCACCGTCCGCCGTATGGCTCGGATGGTGATTACTTCTCGAAGCCTTCTTCTGACGATGTGGTGGAAACAGTCTACGCCATTATGCATGAAGCTAAACCAGAAAAATATCCATCTATGTTTTAA
- a CDS encoding DEAD/DEAH box helicase encodes MDFSALTLNRQLFHNLEKQGLSSLTPVQEQAIPAILTGRDCLTIAPTGTGKTEAFAIPILEQLLRQRKDEGPTVLVLLPTRELCIQTQQRIANLTVGTEIHTVSFYGGGSYEKQLAAYADAQIILATPGRLMDFMAQGVIDLNSITTLVIDEFDQLLDMGFAKAIHTIMGTLPTTRQSIFQSATKTPEIEKIVRKKLRDPVEILVEERKTGGITEYVLYVDKNDKKNLVRYLLENKIQAQAIIFTRTVHGVERIQADLVKNGIAALALYGNKSQQQREEIITKFRNKESRILIATDLLARGIDFPDLEAIINYEVPDSPDTYTHRIGRTGRSNLNGTALTFCDAEDNQKWINLQLSLKRQIKIDDQHPYLLSWKKMLSSSHSNSRNAQSKSRKRR; translated from the coding sequence TTGGATTTTTCAGCATTAACACTTAACAGACAACTTTTTCATAATCTGGAAAAGCAGGGTCTTTCGAGCCTTACTCCTGTACAGGAACAGGCAATACCAGCTATTTTGACTGGCCGTGACTGTTTAACCATTGCTCCTACCGGAACTGGTAAAACGGAAGCTTTTGCCATTCCCATTTTAGAACAGTTGCTGCGTCAGCGAAAAGATGAAGGGCCGACAGTCCTTGTTCTGCTTCCTACGAGGGAACTCTGTATCCAGACACAGCAGCGGATAGCGAATCTAACCGTTGGGACCGAAATACACACAGTGAGCTTTTATGGCGGAGGTAGCTACGAAAAGCAGCTGGCAGCCTATGCAGATGCACAGATCATTCTTGCAACACCGGGAAGGCTCATGGATTTTATGGCACAGGGTGTTATCGACCTTAACAGTATAACCACATTAGTCATCGACGAATTTGACCAACTGCTGGACATGGGTTTTGCCAAAGCAATCCATACGATTATGGGTACACTTCCTACAACGAGGCAATCAATCTTCCAGTCTGCAACGAAAACGCCTGAAATTGAAAAAATCGTCCGGAAGAAACTCCGCGATCCGGTTGAAATTTTGGTGGAAGAACGGAAGACAGGAGGAATAACTGAGTATGTCCTATATGTGGATAAAAACGACAAAAAAAATCTTGTACGTTATTTGCTCGAGAACAAAATTCAGGCACAAGCGATTATTTTTACACGAACAGTGCACGGCGTGGAACGCATACAGGCTGATCTCGTGAAAAACGGCATCGCCGCCCTGGCACTCTATGGTAATAAGTCGCAGCAACAACGCGAGGAAATCATCACGAAATTCCGAAACAAAGAAAGCCGCATATTAATAGCCACTGATCTGTTGGCACGGGGGATAGACTTTCCAGATCTGGAGGCTATCATAAACTATGAAGTACCGGATTCACCCGACACCTATACCCACCGCATTGGCCGGACAGGACGTTCGAATTTAAATGGGACGGCACTAACATTTTGTGACGCCGAGGACAACCAGAAGTGGATCAACCTACAACTGTCCCTAAAACGTCAGATAAAAATTGACGATCAGCACCCTTATTTGCTGAGCTGGAAAAAAATGCTGTCGAGCAGCCACAGTAATAGCCGGAACGCGCAATCAAAATCCAGAAAACGTCGTTAA
- a CDS encoding NUDIX domain-containing protein — protein sequence MFPFNVRVYGILVNDQQEVLISDERTENVSFTKFPGGGLEYGEGLLDALIREYKEECAFDIAIMRHIYTTDFYEKSSFNDSQIISIYYQVKNISAIHIRTTSQAFDFDAQQRDEDNKLQAFRWVHIDELTTADLTFKTDQIAWMEFLKIIKSY from the coding sequence ATGTTCCCATTTAACGTAAGAGTATACGGAATATTGGTCAATGACCAACAAGAGGTATTGATCAGTGATGAAAGGACGGAAAATGTTTCATTTACAAAATTCCCGGGCGGTGGACTTGAGTACGGAGAGGGCCTGCTGGACGCGCTGATCCGAGAATACAAAGAAGAGTGCGCGTTCGACATCGCTATCATGAGGCATATCTACACGACAGATTTTTACGAAAAGTCCAGTTTCAATGACAGCCAGATCATTTCAATTTACTATCAGGTAAAAAATATATCAGCGATACATATCAGAACCACTAGTCAAGCTTTTGATTTCGATGCACAACAGCGCGATGAGGACAATAAATTGCAGGCTTTCCGGTGGGTACATATAGATGAGCTTACTACAGCGGATCTGACTTTTAAAACGGACCAGATCGCATGGATGGAATTCTTAAAAATAATTAAATCATACTAA
- a CDS encoding class I SAM-dependent methyltransferase, whose protein sequence is MNKATLKEIEARFDNDVERFSNLETGQATTLDAVWNMELITDAIRGLYPDLADVLDIGCGAGNYDVKLLQKVKSNPNVTLVDLSLPMLNRAKERVSTLTNGKVDIVKGDFREAPLAGQQYDVIIATAVLHHLRDDHDWENAFRKLFGLLREGGSLWVFDLVEQSAGGLQQLIYHEKYGEYLAQLKDEQYRDHVFAYIAHEDTPQSLMYQLNLLTKVGFSNIDVLHKNLCFASFVGFK, encoded by the coding sequence ATGAACAAAGCAACATTGAAAGAAATAGAAGCAAGATTCGATAACGATGTCGAACGGTTTTCGAATTTGGAAACAGGGCAGGCGACGACGCTGGATGCGGTATGGAATATGGAACTGATCACAGATGCAATAAGAGGGCTTTATCCCGATCTGGCAGATGTTCTTGACATTGGCTGCGGTGCGGGTAATTACGATGTAAAGTTATTGCAAAAAGTAAAGTCAAACCCTAACGTTACGTTAGTAGATCTGAGTTTGCCGATGCTAAATAGGGCTAAGGAACGCGTTTCTACGCTGACCAACGGTAAGGTAGATATTGTTAAAGGCGACTTTCGTGAAGCGCCTCTCGCTGGGCAACAGTATGATGTAATTATTGCCACCGCGGTTCTGCATCATTTGAGAGATGATCATGATTGGGAGAATGCCTTTAGGAAACTCTTTGGATTGCTTAGAGAAGGTGGCAGCCTATGGGTTTTTGATCTGGTCGAGCAAAGTGCTGGAGGACTTCAGCAGCTGATTTACCATGAAAAATATGGCGAGTACCTCGCTCAGCTTAAGGACGAGCAATACCGCGATCATGTTTTTGCCTATATTGCTCACGAGGATACGCCCCAATCACTGATGTATCAGCTTAATCTATTAACGAAGGTCGGCTTCAGCAATATTGATGTTCTGCATAAGAATCTCTGTTTTGCATCATTTGTTGGGTTCAAATAA
- a CDS encoding LysR family transcriptional regulator, producing MEIRHLIYFKTVAEELHFGRAAERLFMSQPPLSRQIKDLEDELGVILFFRTNKRVELTEAGKYFLEEVIDILQNIEHSKTITKQIHNNISGEFKLGYISSTPKQMLATVLKQIQGKFPYLRVSLFETSTQKQKAALENGKLDLGIMRAPIYSSELRVTSLFEDPLIIAGSAETDFQTLNFFHENFISFNQKYAAEYHRLVINTCNRMGFEPRIVHQSNSMSSILELVSQGLGLAVVPASTVRQYPHLKLKTMDILDVDSKTELILVSNIKSKNSALGEFIDCIQTEYRKFIA from the coding sequence ATGGAAATTCGACATCTAATTTATTTCAAAACTGTAGCTGAAGAACTTCATTTTGGAAGGGCCGCCGAACGTTTATTTATGTCCCAGCCCCCTTTGAGCAGGCAAATTAAAGACCTTGAAGATGAGCTGGGAGTCATCCTGTTCTTCCGGACAAACAAAAGGGTAGAACTGACGGAAGCAGGCAAATACTTTTTGGAAGAGGTGATTGATATCCTCCAGAATATTGAGCACAGCAAAACAATTACCAAGCAAATCCACAACAACATTTCAGGCGAGTTTAAACTCGGGTATATCAGTTCCACCCCGAAACAGATGCTCGCCACGGTATTAAAACAAATCCAGGGTAAATTTCCGTACCTAAGGGTCAGTCTGTTCGAAACATCGACCCAAAAGCAGAAAGCCGCGCTGGAAAACGGAAAGCTGGATCTTGGTATTATGCGCGCTCCGATTTATTCGAGTGAACTCCGCGTAACTTCATTGTTTGAGGATCCTCTGATTATCGCCGGATCAGCGGAAACCGATTTCCAAACCCTCAACTTCTTTCATGAGAATTTCATTTCCTTTAATCAAAAGTACGCCGCAGAATACCACAGACTTGTCATCAATACTTGTAATAGGATGGGATTTGAGCCGCGTATTGTTCACCAGAGCAATTCCATGTCATCGATTCTTGAACTCGTTTCGCAGGGTCTGGGCCTGGCAGTCGTACCTGCATCCACAGTCCGGCAGTATCCGCATCTCAAACTAAAAACAATGGATATCCTGGATGTAGACAGCAAAACAGAACTCATCCTCGTTTCAAATATAAAAAGTAAGAACAGCGCCTTGGGCGAATTTATTGACTGTATTCAAACAGAGTATCGAAAATTCATCGCCTAA
- a CDS encoding serine hydrolase domain-containing protein has protein sequence MKKAFILFLQLVLLFPTLLMAQNSTVIDQKLAAIMQRYQAVGLSVVLVKNNKISFHRNYGYKQLAEQEALQDDDIFRIASISKSFTATSFMQLVAKGICKLDDDFGDLVGFPVRNPEYPDAKITLRMILSHTSSINDSNGYFDLDVINPSKNPNWKKSYNSYKPGSRYEYCNLNFNMAGAALERLTQTRFDSYIVHHILSPLHLYGGYCVDSLDKNRFVPLYSFDGKGDYQPEPNAYHPRREELLSYHLGYSTPVLSPTGGMKISAIDLAHYMLMHMNYGKSQGVRIMPRRYAKLMQKSVNKDAGYGLAIMNKKDIVPGVTLTGHTGSAYGLYSAMFFDAKRKYGFVVITNGCNIPDNDDFNPLLRDCIRALHETYIQ, from the coding sequence ATGAAAAAGGCATTTATTCTTTTCTTGCAACTGGTCCTGTTGTTCCCAACTCTACTTATGGCACAGAACAGCACAGTGATCGACCAAAAACTGGCTGCGATCATGCAGCGGTATCAGGCTGTAGGGCTGAGCGTGGTACTGGTCAAAAACAACAAAATTAGTTTCCACAGGAATTATGGTTATAAGCAGCTGGCAGAGCAGGAAGCATTACAGGACGATGACATCTTTCGGATTGCTTCCATTTCAAAATCTTTTACCGCAACATCTTTTATGCAGCTCGTTGCGAAAGGTATTTGCAAACTGGACGATGATTTTGGCGACTTAGTAGGTTTCCCTGTCCGCAACCCGGAGTATCCCGATGCGAAAATTACACTCCGCATGATACTTTCACATACCTCGAGTATCAACGACAGCAATGGCTATTTCGATCTTGATGTGATCAATCCATCTAAAAATCCGAACTGGAAGAAGTCCTACAACAGCTATAAACCCGGTAGTCGGTATGAATATTGCAATTTAAACTTTAATATGGCTGGTGCCGCCTTAGAGCGGCTAACGCAAACCCGCTTTGACAGCTATATCGTCCACCATATCCTTAGTCCACTGCATTTATATGGCGGTTACTGCGTTGATTCGCTCGACAAGAACAGATTTGTGCCTCTATATTCTTTTGATGGAAAGGGAGATTATCAGCCCGAACCAAATGCTTATCATCCGCGACGTGAAGAACTGTTGTCTTATCATTTAGGATATAGTACGCCGGTGCTATCCCCTACCGGTGGGATGAAAATATCAGCAATAGATCTAGCGCATTACATGCTCATGCACATGAACTACGGCAAAAGTCAGGGCGTACGCATTATGCCACGGCGATATGCAAAGCTGATGCAAAAATCGGTTAATAAAGATGCGGGTTATGGGCTCGCCATCATGAACAAAAAGGATATTGTCCCCGGTGTTACCCTAACCGGGCATACGGGATCCGCTTATGGCCTTTATAGCGCAATGTTCTTTGATGCTAAACGCAAATACGGGTTTGTAGTGATTACGAATGGCTGTAATATTCCTGACAACGACGATTTCAATCCCCTGCTGCGAGATTGTATCCGTGCGCTTCACGAGACTTACATCCAATAG
- a CDS encoding glutathione peroxidase: MIIATIMVYMSMLFGNPAIYNFTFKTLEGQEVKMSEFKGKKILIVNTASKCGFTKQYKDLQELHKTFGDKLVIIGFPANNFGQQEPGSNAEIQEFCEQNYGVDFLMAEKVEVKGEQISPLFKYLTTQDNPDFTGDIKWNFEKFLIDENGKLVHRFRSATNPLDPAIISWVQNK; this comes from the coding sequence ATGATTATAGCAACTATTATGGTGTATATGTCGATGTTATTTGGCAATCCCGCGATTTATAATTTCACTTTCAAGACGTTGGAAGGACAAGAAGTGAAGATGTCCGAATTCAAAGGCAAAAAGATATTAATCGTAAACACGGCATCCAAATGCGGTTTTACAAAGCAGTATAAGGATCTCCAGGAATTGCATAAAACATTTGGTGATAAATTGGTAATCATCGGTTTTCCGGCCAATAACTTTGGACAGCAGGAGCCGGGGTCCAATGCGGAGATTCAGGAATTCTGTGAGCAGAATTATGGGGTAGATTTTCTAATGGCTGAGAAAGTTGAGGTGAAAGGCGAGCAGATTTCACCGCTTTTTAAATATCTCACTACACAGGACAACCCGGATTTTACCGGCGATATTAAATGGAATTTTGAAAAATTCCTCATCGACGAAAATGGTAAGTTGGTGCATCGTTTCCGTTCAGCTACCAATCCGTTGGACCCTGCGATCATAAGTTGGGTACAAAACAAATAA
- a CDS encoding N-acetylglucosamine kinase, translated as MILVVDSGSSKSDWKLELPDSAPISFSTNGLNPFFVNEKEITRVIKEIPEIIPYADEVTELYFFGAGCITPDRREMVSNALTPLFENAYISVENDLFGSALATCGNKKGYVATMGTGSDLSFFDGEELLPSHNGNGYVLGDEGSGAYFGKKLLCLFLYGRMPKDLNEKFATKYRINKEIVIKNVYQKERPNAFLASFAPFMSDNITHPFIIDLIKSGFEEFVQASILTYPDYNQYECHFVGSIAYSFDLLLREVCATHQIKVGTILKSPINELFDAVLERESNSLLSL; from the coding sequence ATGATCTTAGTTGTTGATAGTGGCTCATCCAAGTCAGACTGGAAACTGGAACTGCCGGATAGTGCACCCATTTCGTTCAGTACAAATGGACTTAATCCTTTTTTTGTCAATGAGAAAGAGATTACGCGGGTTATCAAAGAAATACCGGAGATCATTCCATATGCCGACGAGGTTACCGAGCTCTACTTCTTTGGAGCAGGCTGTATTACCCCCGATCGGCGTGAGATGGTTTCCAACGCATTGACTCCGCTGTTTGAAAATGCCTATATTTCTGTAGAGAACGATCTTTTTGGAAGTGCGCTGGCGACCTGCGGCAATAAAAAGGGCTATGTAGCTACAATGGGTACGGGCTCGGATCTAAGCTTTTTTGATGGGGAGGAGCTCCTCCCGTCGCATAATGGTAACGGGTATGTCTTGGGTGATGAGGGCTCTGGAGCATATTTTGGCAAAAAGCTACTGTGTTTATTCCTCTATGGCCGTATGCCGAAGGATTTAAATGAAAAATTCGCTACCAAATACAGGATCAACAAAGAAATTGTAATCAAAAACGTTTATCAGAAAGAACGACCCAATGCTTTCTTAGCATCTTTTGCCCCCTTTATGTCTGATAATATTACCCATCCATTTATCATTGATCTCATTAAGAGTGGTTTTGAGGAATTTGTACAGGCCTCCATACTAACCTATCCGGATTATAATCAGTACGAATGTCACTTTGTAGGTTCCATTGCGTATAGCTTTGATCTACTGCTACGGGAAGTATGTGCCACGCACCAAATAAAAGTAGGAACAATTCTAAAGTCGCCCATTAACGAATTATTCGATGCTGTATTGGAGCGGGAGAGCAATTCATTGTTAAGTCTTTAA